A genomic segment from Nocardia cyriacigeorgica GUH-2 encodes:
- a CDS encoding PPE domain-containing protein, which yields MTAGITGVFWLPRMAEFNSVSLNAGAHAVPISAAATAWGTLTGAWVDATATVTRVMAELGLGLQSINGIGALARLGGFTAWAGQQSAMAATMGTKAAANATAYTVASLAMPSLPEIVAVNTAVVASANPAGALSGAFEAAEVAKHAMDIRAALVMETYEAATTATVITPGEFINPPPIANGAGSAEAASNADKAFQSGNGDPVQTALAAAGAVVNNPAISSAVTQAANVAGSVATSGVSTVGNLGANAIAAATSTGAPGVASMAPVGMAAGGAAAAAGASTRAAGMGASLGAGNSAFKVPEGWGAPPVSGGAGAAAPVTEVAVARTEGAPVRPASTGPASPLLGRGAANSDDDESEHNAADYLRADHFTDGRLAADGVIGADPAATAK from the coding sequence ATGACCGCAGGAATCACCGGGGTGTTCTGGCTGCCCCGCATGGCCGAATTCAATTCCGTCTCGCTCAACGCGGGCGCGCACGCCGTGCCGATCTCGGCCGCGGCCACCGCCTGGGGCACGCTGACCGGCGCCTGGGTGGATGCCACCGCCACCGTCACCCGGGTGATGGCCGAGCTGGGCCTCGGCCTGCAGAGCATCAACGGTATCGGCGCGCTGGCCCGGCTCGGCGGGTTCACCGCGTGGGCCGGCCAGCAGAGCGCGATGGCCGCGACCATGGGCACCAAGGCCGCCGCCAACGCCACCGCCTACACCGTCGCCTCGCTGGCGATGCCGAGCCTGCCGGAGATCGTCGCGGTCAACACCGCGGTCGTGGCTTCGGCCAACCCGGCCGGCGCGCTGTCGGGCGCGTTCGAGGCGGCCGAAGTCGCCAAGCACGCCATGGACATTCGCGCCGCGCTGGTGATGGAGACCTACGAGGCCGCCACCACCGCCACCGTGATCACCCCCGGTGAGTTCATCAACCCGCCGCCGATCGCCAACGGCGCGGGCTCCGCCGAGGCCGCCTCCAACGCCGATAAGGCCTTCCAGAGCGGCAACGGCGACCCGGTGCAGACCGCCCTCGCGGCCGCGGGCGCGGTGGTGAACAACCCGGCGATCAGCAGCGCGGTCACCCAGGCCGCGAACGTGGCCGGTTCGGTCGCCACCAGCGGTGTGAGCACCGTCGGCAACCTCGGCGCCAACGCGATCGCCGCGGCCACCAGCACCGGTGCGCCCGGCGTCGCCTCGATGGCGCCGGTCGGCATGGCCGCCGGTGGGGCTGCGGCCGCGGCGGGTGCCTCCACCCGCGCCGCCGGCATGGGAGCCTCGCTCGGTGCGGGCAACAGCGCGTTCAAGGTGCCCGAGGGCTGGGGCGCGCCGCCGGTCAGCGGTGGTGCGGGCGCGGCGGCTCCGGTCACCGAGGTCGCCGTGGCGCGCACCGAGGGTGCGCCGGTTCGTCCGGCGTCCACCGGTCCCGCCAGTCCGCTGCTGGGTCGTGGTGCGGCCAACAGCGACGACGACGAGTCCGAGCACAACGCCGCCGATTACCTGCGGGCCGACCACTTCACCGACGGCCGCCTCGCCGCCGACGGTGTGATCGGCGCCGACCCCGCCGCAACCGCCAAATGA
- a CDS encoding histidine phosphatase family protein, with amino-acid sequence MTGKLILVRHGETEGNVARMLDTSLPGLPLTERGAAQAKTFASRLVVPPRLLLSSQALRARQTASFIEAATGISAGVLDGVHEVQVGDLEGESSQQAHELFLRVYRSWHEGQLTQRLPGGESGQDVLDRFLPAINELRDGYLFDADAGDVLLVNHGAAMRLVARTLTGVAPPFTIDNHLDNTETIELAPHPDGSWECVRWGRFSPPFGRAPALGSDDPMG; translated from the coding sequence GTGACCGGCAAGTTGATTCTGGTGCGGCACGGTGAGACCGAAGGCAATGTCGCACGGATGCTCGATACCAGCCTGCCCGGACTGCCGCTGACCGAACGCGGTGCCGCGCAGGCGAAGACCTTCGCGTCGCGGCTGGTGGTACCGCCGCGGCTGCTGCTGTCCTCGCAGGCCCTGCGGGCCCGGCAGACCGCGAGCTTCATCGAAGCCGCCACCGGCATTTCCGCAGGCGTGCTCGACGGCGTGCACGAGGTGCAGGTCGGCGATCTGGAGGGGGAGAGCAGCCAGCAGGCGCACGAACTGTTCCTGCGGGTCTACCGCTCCTGGCACGAGGGCCAGTTGACGCAGCGGCTGCCCGGCGGCGAGTCGGGCCAGGATGTGCTCGACCGGTTCCTGCCCGCGATCAACGAACTGCGCGACGGCTACCTGTTCGATGCCGACGCCGGCGACGTGCTGCTGGTCAACCACGGCGCCGCCATGCGCCTGGTCGCGCGAACACTGACCGGTGTGGCGCCGCCGTTCACCATCGACAACCACCTCGACAACACTGAAACCATCGAGCTGGCCCCGCATCCCGACGGCAGCTGGGAGTGTGTGCGCTGGGGCCGGTTCTCGCCGCCGTTCGGACGTGCGCCGGCGCTGGGTTCCGACGACCCGATGGGGTGA
- a CDS encoding PE family protein, with protein sequence MIGNVHVTPELILAAAVELDLLADRLAGVAAVAGPATHVLPSGAEEVSLLAANHFNHAALTHDRSIAQAILELHHAAAILRTQLAQYMAEDAMSAGIVTLTGAPFNSIVA encoded by the coding sequence ATGATTGGCAACGTGCACGTCACGCCCGAACTCATCCTCGCCGCTGCTGTCGAACTGGACCTGCTCGCCGACCGTCTGGCCGGGGTGGCCGCAGTGGCCGGACCGGCGACGCACGTGCTGCCCTCCGGCGCCGAGGAGGTGTCGCTGCTGGCCGCGAACCACTTCAACCACGCGGCCCTCACCCACGATCGGTCGATCGCGCAGGCCATCCTCGAACTGCACCATGCCGCCGCGATTCTGCGCACCCAGCTCGCGCAGTACATGGCCGAAGACGCCATGTCCGCCGGAATCGTCACGCTGACCGGCGCACCGTTCAACTCGATCGTCGCTTAG
- a CDS encoding putative bifunctional diguanylate cyclase/phosphodiesterase yields MSRTTGAFYVMGGALGLIITAVAPGDEGNRPLVGSAAAVALLLGISLLGWGPRLPHSIHHGYVAIATILVTIAVYAFPNTVGAITLASFYVFVACDAALFFVWPLAMSHIALAMALCLWVLPTREGLPWWSGLIPAGVTFGVGVVVGILTRMASEADIDVLTGLLNRRGFDRALNTAIENATRSEEGLALVLVDLDRFQKVNDHLGHRAGDAVLQRVADTWGKLLAPDQRLARYGGDVFALLLPGTTEQAAILLTEQLRAAVTTGCSAGVTSWQPGESGSLLVSRADVGLYRAKQAGRNRTVLESSRQLPLAVELREAIDRGALDVHYQPIVSLSEGGGKAVGVEALLRWSSSAQPDVTTEGLIRVAEEYDLISDLDELVLRRACADAARLQETFAQLDLTLNVNVSGLELAETGYADRVTGILESTGWPADQLVLEVTESELAAESQTAIANLHTLRDRGVRIAIDDFGTGYSSLSRLAALPSDIIKVDQSFVAAIRSDSPAPPLLGVIAALSKSLDLQVIAEGVETEYQAAVLTELGFALAQGYHYSDSHPVAELISDLNQNQGRVGPGADADRNGWVPLG; encoded by the coding sequence ATGTCCAGGACCACCGGGGCCTTCTATGTCATGGGCGGTGCGCTCGGGCTGATCATCACCGCGGTCGCGCCCGGCGACGAGGGCAACCGCCCGCTGGTTGGCAGTGCCGCCGCGGTGGCGTTGCTGCTGGGTATCAGCCTGCTCGGCTGGGGTCCGCGGCTGCCGCACAGCATCCACCACGGCTACGTCGCCATCGCGACGATCCTGGTGACCATAGCCGTCTATGCCTTCCCGAACACCGTCGGTGCGATCACCCTTGCCTCGTTCTATGTGTTCGTCGCCTGCGATGCCGCCTTGTTCTTCGTCTGGCCGCTTGCCATGTCGCATATCGCGCTGGCCATGGCGTTGTGCCTGTGGGTGTTGCCGACCCGCGAGGGTCTGCCGTGGTGGTCGGGTCTGATCCCGGCCGGGGTGACCTTCGGGGTCGGCGTCGTCGTCGGGATTCTGACCCGGATGGCGTCGGAGGCCGATATCGATGTGCTCACCGGTTTGCTGAACCGTCGCGGTTTCGACCGCGCCCTCAATACCGCGATCGAGAACGCCACCCGCTCCGAGGAAGGGCTGGCGCTGGTGCTGGTCGACCTCGACCGGTTCCAGAAGGTCAACGATCATCTCGGGCACCGCGCCGGTGACGCTGTCCTGCAGCGGGTGGCCGACACCTGGGGCAAGCTGCTCGCGCCCGATCAGCGGCTGGCCCGCTACGGCGGCGACGTTTTCGCGCTGCTGCTGCCCGGCACCACCGAACAGGCCGCGATCCTGCTGACCGAACAGTTGCGCGCCGCCGTCACCACCGGCTGTTCGGCCGGTGTGACGTCCTGGCAGCCGGGCGAATCCGGATCGCTGCTGGTCAGCCGCGCCGACGTGGGGCTGTACCGGGCCAAGCAGGCCGGGCGCAACCGCACCGTGCTGGAATCGTCTCGGCAGTTGCCGCTGGCGGTGGAGCTGCGCGAGGCCATCGACCGCGGCGCGCTCGACGTGCACTACCAGCCGATCGTCAGCCTGAGCGAGGGCGGCGGTAAGGCGGTCGGGGTGGAGGCGCTGCTGCGCTGGTCGTCGAGCGCGCAGCCCGATGTCACCACCGAGGGCCTGATCCGGGTGGCCGAGGAATACGACCTCATCTCCGACCTGGACGAGCTGGTGCTGCGCCGGGCCTGCGCCGACGCCGCGCGGTTGCAGGAGACCTTCGCCCAGCTCGATCTCACGCTCAACGTCAACGTCAGCGGGCTGGAGCTGGCCGAAACCGGGTACGCCGACCGCGTCACCGGAATCCTGGAGAGCACCGGCTGGCCCGCCGATCAGCTGGTGCTGGAGGTGACCGAGAGCGAACTGGCCGCCGAATCCCAGACCGCCATCGCGAATCTGCACACCCTGCGCGACCGTGGGGTGCGCATCGCCATCGACGATTTCGGCACCGGCTACTCCTCGCTGAGCCGGTTGGCCGCGCTGCCCAGCGACATCATCAAGGTCGACCAGTCGTTCGTGGCCGCGATCCGCTCCGATTCGCCCGCGCCGCCGCTGCTCGGGGTGATCGCGGCGCTGAGCAAATCGCTGGACCTGCAGGTCATCGCCGAGGGTGTGGAGACCGAATATCAGGCGGCCGTGCTCACCGAGCTGGGTTTCGCGCTGGCGCAGGGCTACCACTACAGCGATTCGCATCCGGTCGCCGAACTGATCAGCGACCTGAACCAGAATCAGGGCCGCGTCGGTCCCGGCGCGGACGCCGATCGCAACGGCTGGGTCCCGCTCGGCTGA
- a CDS encoding septum formation family protein — protein sequence MTSDDAHTPPPVPESARDGDPSRPAAGRPARGSASRRPRGAAFGRSKPRQGRGSAAAAGSAGQADEAPGGKLRLSAPKLRWGLLAVAVGAVTAAMVTLFVTGFENDSGLEAHNPAVAVPAGAEKTFGTATRGDCLSWTAPDRSDLVEVDCADKHLFEVTADIDLSKYPGKEFGPGSRFPDSLRFTELKEEHCVTAAQQYLGGKFDPRGRFVVGLMYPSPEGWAKSGDRKLRCGLQAAGLTGAASAPLPTSGSVLDNDQSKVFAPGVCLGINQNLPTDPVDCTQPHAVEIVATVDLGARFQGPPPPKEEQDKFVEGECARLSTEYLGGPDVLRNKTLTLFFDYIDARSWLAGSRKLDCMVGKGADREGFAPITGSAKGEILINGQAPVPPPSDGRYTPPPLPGAAPLPPQPR from the coding sequence ATGACCTCCGATGACGCGCACACGCCCCCGCCGGTGCCCGAGTCCGCTCGGGACGGTGATCCGTCGCGGCCCGCCGCAGGCCGCCCCGCTCGCGGCTCCGCCAGCCGGCGTCCGCGCGGCGCCGCCTTCGGCCGGTCGAAACCGCGGCAGGGTCGCGGTTCGGCGGCCGCGGCGGGCTCGGCCGGACAGGCCGACGAAGCGCCGGGCGGCAAGCTGCGATTGTCGGCGCCGAAGCTGCGCTGGGGCCTGCTCGCGGTCGCTGTCGGCGCGGTGACCGCGGCCATGGTGACGCTGTTCGTCACCGGTTTCGAGAACGACTCCGGCCTGGAGGCGCACAATCCGGCCGTCGCCGTGCCCGCGGGTGCCGAGAAGACCTTCGGCACCGCCACCCGCGGCGATTGCCTCAGCTGGACCGCGCCCGACCGCTCGGATCTGGTCGAGGTCGACTGCGCCGACAAGCACCTGTTCGAGGTCACCGCCGATATCGATCTCAGCAAGTACCCGGGCAAGGAATTCGGGCCCGGTTCACGGTTCCCCGATTCGCTGCGGTTCACCGAGCTCAAAGAGGAGCACTGCGTCACCGCCGCCCAGCAGTACCTCGGCGGAAAGTTCGATCCGCGCGGACGTTTCGTCGTCGGCCTGATGTACCCGAGCCCCGAGGGCTGGGCCAAGAGCGGAGATCGCAAGCTGCGCTGCGGACTTCAGGCCGCCGGGTTGACCGGTGCGGCCTCGGCGCCGCTGCCCACCAGCGGCAGCGTGCTCGACAACGATCAGTCCAAGGTGTTCGCGCCCGGCGTGTGCCTGGGCATCAACCAGAACCTGCCCACCGATCCGGTCGATTGCACCCAGCCGCACGCGGTGGAGATCGTGGCGACCGTCGACCTCGGCGCCCGCTTCCAGGGCCCGCCGCCGCCGAAGGAAGAGCAGGACAAGTTCGTCGAGGGCGAATGCGCGCGCCTGTCCACCGAGTACCTGGGTGGCCCGGATGTGCTGCGCAACAAGACCTTGACGCTGTTCTTCGACTACATCGACGCGCGCAGCTGGCTGGCGGGCAGCCGCAAACTCGACTGCATGGTGGGCAAGGGCGCCGACCGGGAAGGCTTCGCCCCGATCACCGGATCGGCCAAGGGCGAGATCCTGATCAACGGTCAGGCGCCGGTGCCGCCGCCCAGCGACGGCCGCTACACCCCGCCGCCGCTGCCCGGCGCCGCACCGCTGCCGCCGCAGCCGCGATAG
- a CDS encoding aldehyde dehydrogenase family protein, translated as MATTFDDTAIDNALAELAAGEKVWAATPLRRRRELLEQIHTRTARFAADWVRAACTIKQLDPDSPLVGEEWMSGPLTLLQATTALAETLSALEAGRSPLDGIELTSAPGGRVAVPVLPHDTYDKLLLSGFSGEVWLRPGVDAATARRKAGLAQREPAATAGVGVVLGAGNIMSIAPLDTLYELYAHNRVVALKLNPITDPLFTVFEMIFAPLVELGVLRILTGGAEEGGYLVRHPGVAHVHMTGSSVTHDAIVWGTGPDAIERRHDRRPLLDKPITSELGGVSPTIVVPGEWSEADLRFQAAHVATQRLHNGGYNCVAAQTVVLSADWPQKLQFLAALREAMAQAPGRPAYYPGSDTRVADALSAYPDARRLGPDSGRVLVEQLPATDTALLRTEYFAPVLGVVELPGAGGEFLQHAVDFANDELTGTLGANLIAHPVTIKRLGIAFERAVERLRYGTVAINAWTGLAFLTPRASWGAYPGHTLDDVQSGIGIVHNALLLDDVERTVVRGPFRPAPRSVLHAEWALSPRPPWFVDNATAASTGRKLTEFYAGKNPARLPGLFASALRG; from the coding sequence GTGGCCACCACTTTCGACGACACCGCAATCGACAACGCACTGGCCGAGCTGGCCGCGGGGGAAAAGGTCTGGGCAGCCACCCCGCTGCGCCGCCGCCGCGAACTCCTCGAGCAGATCCACACCAGGACCGCGCGCTTCGCCGCCGACTGGGTGCGCGCCGCCTGCACCATCAAGCAGCTCGATCCCGATTCCCCGCTGGTCGGCGAGGAGTGGATGTCGGGCCCGCTGACCCTGCTGCAAGCCACCACCGCCCTCGCCGAAACGCTGAGCGCGCTCGAGGCCGGACGCAGCCCGCTCGACGGCATCGAGCTGACCTCGGCGCCGGGCGGACGGGTCGCGGTGCCGGTGCTGCCCCATGACACCTACGACAAACTGCTGCTCAGCGGATTCTCCGGCGAGGTCTGGCTGCGTCCGGGCGTCGACGCCGCGACCGCGCGCCGCAAGGCCGGGCTCGCACAACGCGAACCGGCCGCGACCGCCGGCGTCGGCGTAGTGCTCGGCGCGGGCAACATCATGTCGATCGCGCCGCTGGACACCCTCTACGAGCTGTACGCGCACAACCGGGTCGTCGCGCTGAAACTGAATCCGATCACCGATCCGCTGTTCACGGTATTCGAGATGATCTTCGCCCCGCTCGTCGAACTCGGCGTGCTGCGCATTCTCACCGGCGGCGCCGAGGAGGGCGGCTACCTGGTGCGTCATCCCGGTGTCGCGCACGTGCACATGACCGGCAGCTCGGTGACCCACGACGCGATCGTCTGGGGCACCGGACCGGACGCGATCGAACGCCGCCACGATCGCCGTCCGCTGTTGGACAAGCCCATCACCAGCGAACTCGGCGGGGTATCGCCGACCATCGTGGTGCCCGGCGAATGGTCCGAGGCCGATCTGCGCTTTCAGGCCGCGCACGTGGCCACCCAGCGCCTGCACAACGGCGGCTACAACTGCGTCGCCGCGCAGACGGTGGTGCTGAGCGCGGACTGGCCGCAGAAACTGCAGTTCCTTGCGGCGCTGCGGGAAGCGATGGCGCAGGCACCGGGGCGTCCGGCGTACTACCCGGGCAGCGACACGCGAGTCGCCGACGCGCTGAGTGCCTACCCGGACGCCCGCCGACTCGGCCCGGATTCCGGCCGGGTGCTGGTGGAACAGCTGCCCGCCACCGACACCGCACTGCTGCGCACCGAGTATTTCGCGCCGGTGCTCGGCGTGGTCGAGTTGCCCGGCGCTGGCGGCGAGTTCCTGCAACACGCGGTCGACTTCGCCAATGACGAGCTCACGGGCACGCTCGGGGCCAATCTCATCGCGCATCCGGTCACGATCAAACGCCTCGGCATCGCCTTCGAGCGGGCGGTCGAGCGACTGCGTTACGGCACCGTGGCGATCAATGCCTGGACCGGGCTGGCGTTCCTGACCCCGCGCGCGTCCTGGGGCGCCTACCCCGGCCACACCCTCGACGACGTGCAGAGCGGCATCGGCATCGTGCACAACGCGCTGCTGCTCGACGATGTGGAACGCACCGTGGTGCGCGGCCCGTTCCGCCCGGCGCCGCGCTCGGTGCTGCACGCGGAGTGGGCGCTCTCGCCCAGGCCGCCGTGGTTCGTCGACAACGCGACCGCCGCGTCGACCGGGCGCAAGCTCACCGAGTTCTACGCGGGGAAGAATCCGGCGCGGCTGCCGGGGTTGTTCGCGTCTGCCCTGCGGGGGTGA
- a CDS encoding MFS transporter has product MRALTVRAVLFAGLGDFFPLYAIYALLFADHGLNAGQISSLFALWSATAFLLEVPSGAWADTVSRRGLLVLSGVLLTTGFTLWTVLPSYLGFAAGFVVWGVSGALRSGTFEALLYDELSLRGEPSAFPRILGYTRAGTEIAVLIAILAATPLYLIGGYPLIGWVSVAMAAAHTCVALSLPGAPKAVSAGDVEELEEDPTSASVAPAAGSPAKAITPAPQRTAPTPSDGPITRYLAMLRSGLAEATRIKSVRNGVVLGALLYGITAFDEYFALVAGEAGVATAVVPVLVAITVVGSLIGSVTAGRTETMRARTMGIAVAVAGALFIAGAVVVGLAARWPAALYVLAGSGFVALGVSYGVIYNASVVAAARLQDAIEGPARATVTSVSGLLSEVVSLAAFGFVALVTVWLSMSATVALLGLGVLAIAAVTPAWLPRRPAPSSSTGHGR; this is encoded by the coding sequence ATGCGTGCGCTGACCGTACGGGCGGTACTGTTCGCCGGTCTCGGTGATTTCTTCCCGCTCTACGCCATCTATGCCCTGCTGTTCGCCGACCACGGCCTGAACGCCGGGCAGATCTCCTCGCTGTTCGCGCTCTGGTCCGCGACGGCGTTCCTGCTGGAAGTGCCCTCGGGTGCGTGGGCCGACACGGTGTCGCGGCGCGGACTGCTCGTGCTGAGCGGCGTGCTGCTCACCACCGGTTTCACGCTGTGGACGGTACTGCCGAGCTACCTCGGCTTCGCCGCCGGATTCGTGGTGTGGGGTGTGTCGGGAGCGCTGCGGTCGGGAACATTCGAGGCGCTGCTCTACGACGAACTCAGCCTGCGCGGCGAACCGTCGGCGTTCCCGCGCATCCTCGGATACACCAGGGCGGGCACCGAAATCGCGGTCCTCATCGCCATCCTCGCCGCAACCCCGCTGTACCTGATCGGCGGATATCCGCTGATCGGCTGGGTGAGTGTGGCGATGGCGGCCGCGCATACCTGCGTCGCGCTCAGCCTTCCCGGTGCACCGAAGGCGGTGTCGGCGGGTGATGTGGAGGAGTTGGAAGAGGACCCGACCAGTGCATCGGTCGCCCCCGCCGCCGGGTCGCCGGCAAAAGCGATCACCCCCGCGCCGCAGCGGACGGCGCCGACGCCATCCGACGGGCCGATCACGCGATATCTGGCCATGCTGCGTTCAGGACTGGCCGAGGCGACGCGGATCAAGAGCGTGCGCAACGGCGTGGTGCTCGGCGCGCTGCTGTACGGCATCACCGCCTTCGACGAGTATTTCGCGCTGGTCGCCGGGGAGGCCGGTGTCGCAACAGCGGTTGTTCCGGTGCTGGTGGCGATCACGGTGGTCGGCTCGCTGATCGGCTCGGTCACGGCAGGACGGACCGAGACGATGCGGGCTCGCACCATGGGAATCGCCGTAGCGGTCGCGGGCGCATTGTTCATCGCCGGTGCCGTGGTCGTCGGGCTGGCAGCGCGCTGGCCTGCGGCACTGTATGTGCTCGCGGGTTCGGGGTTCGTCGCGCTGGGCGTGTCCTACGGCGTGATCTACAACGCGAGCGTCGTCGCGGCGGCCCGATTGCAGGACGCCATCGAAGGCCCGGCGCGGGCGACGGTGACCTCTGTGTCCGGGCTGCTGTCGGAGGTCGTCTCGCTCGCGGCCTTCGGCTTCGTGGCACTGGTGACGGTGTGGTTGTCGATGTCGGCCACCGTCGCGCTGCTCGGCCTCGGCGTGCTCGCGATCGCCGCGGTGACACCGGCCTGGCTGCCGCGCCGGCCCGCACCGTCGAGTTCGACAGGCCATGGCCGGTGA
- the serS gene encoding serine--tRNA ligase produces MIDLRFLREHPDVVRASQRARGEDPALVDALLEADAARRAAVATADNLRAEHKAMGKKIGKASKEERPALLAEASEMSAKVKEAEAAQHAADADLDAAQRAISNVVQEGAPAGGEDDYILLDTIGTPPEFDFTPKDHLELGESLGLIDMERGAKVSGARFYFLTGYGALLQLGLLQLAAQRAVANGFTMMIPPVLVRPEIMAGTGFLGQHSAEVYHLADDDLYLVGTSEVPLAGYHSDEILDLSGGAKRYAGWSSCFRREAGSYGKDTRGIIRVHQFDKVEMFVYCKPEDADAEHQRLLAWEREMLAAIEVPYRIIDVAAGDLGSSAARKFDCEAWVPSQRTYRELTSTSNCTTFQARRLSVRYRDENGKPQIAATLNGTLATTRWIVALLENHQQADGSVRVPEALVPFVGTDVLTAPK; encoded by the coding sequence ATGATCGACCTCCGATTCCTGCGCGAGCATCCCGACGTTGTCCGTGCCTCGCAGCGGGCCCGCGGCGAGGATCCCGCCCTCGTCGACGCGCTGCTCGAGGCCGACGCGGCGCGCCGGGCCGCGGTCGCCACCGCCGACAACCTGCGCGCCGAGCACAAGGCGATGGGCAAGAAGATCGGCAAGGCGAGCAAGGAGGAGCGCCCGGCGCTGCTGGCCGAGGCCTCGGAGATGTCGGCGAAGGTCAAAGAGGCCGAGGCCGCCCAGCACGCCGCCGACGCCGACCTCGATGCGGCGCAGCGGGCCATCTCGAATGTCGTGCAGGAGGGCGCGCCCGCGGGTGGCGAGGACGACTACATCCTGCTCGACACCATCGGTACTCCGCCCGAATTCGATTTCACCCCCAAGGATCACCTGGAACTCGGTGAATCGCTGGGCCTGATCGACATGGAGCGCGGCGCGAAGGTTTCCGGCGCCCGGTTCTACTTCCTCACCGGCTACGGCGCCCTGCTACAGCTGGGCCTGCTGCAGCTGGCGGCTCAGCGCGCGGTGGCCAACGGGTTCACCATGATGATCCCGCCGGTGCTGGTGCGTCCGGAGATCATGGCGGGCACCGGATTCCTCGGCCAGCATTCGGCCGAGGTGTATCACCTGGCCGACGACGACCTGTACCTGGTCGGTACCTCGGAGGTGCCGCTGGCCGGCTACCACTCCGACGAGATCCTCGACCTCAGCGGCGGCGCCAAGCGCTACGCCGGTTGGTCGTCGTGCTTCCGCCGGGAAGCGGGCAGCTACGGCAAGGACACCCGCGGCATCATCCGGGTGCATCAGTTCGACAAGGTCGAGATGTTCGTCTACTGCAAGCCCGAGGACGCCGACGCCGAACATCAGCGGCTGCTGGCCTGGGAACGGGAGATGCTGGCCGCCATCGAGGTGCCCTACCGCATCATCGACGTGGCCGCGGGCGATCTGGGTAGCTCGGCCGCGCGCAAGTTCGACTGCGAGGCCTGGGTGCCGAGCCAGCGGACCTACCGCGAACTCACCTCCACCTCGAACTGCACCACCTTCCAGGCCCGCAGGCTCTCGGTGCGCTACCGCGACGAGAACGGCAAGCCGCAGATCGCCGCGACGCTCAACGGCACCCTGGCCACCACCCGGTGGATCGTGGCCTTGCTGGAGAATCATCAGCAGGCCGACGGGTCGGTGCGGGTACCCGAGGCGCTGGTTCCGTTCGTCGGTACCGACGTGTTGACGGCGCCGAAGTAG
- a CDS encoding ESX secretion-associated protein EspG, giving the protein MTVLGAGRGPATLGAVTLSLDEMQFLLELLQIDEVPVVLNAIGRYDNETAHDAAMAAAAHSLAERELLDGEVVHPELADRLRGLNRPHWAIALRLVVSGQVSRMCLAKGDDLVTVALRGPESYVIDEADEDLPGPVLSALGSAEALELTGMNAPTEQLEPIFNDLGDATATANRLAKVGNPPRDAQTLASALVHLDSHAEIVGVVYGDGTRETADNHIAVFNTRAGRFIATASVSDDGVKWTSFSSGTNARLRTALQDLIDSLPEREKFPDNPVVV; this is encoded by the coding sequence ATGACGGTTCTGGGTGCCGGCCGCGGTCCGGCGACGCTCGGCGCGGTCACGCTGTCGCTCGACGAAATGCAGTTCCTGCTGGAGCTTTTGCAAATCGACGAGGTACCGGTCGTGTTGAACGCGATCGGTCGCTACGACAACGAGACCGCGCACGATGCGGCGATGGCCGCGGCCGCCCATTCGCTCGCCGAACGGGAACTGCTCGACGGTGAGGTGGTCCATCCGGAACTCGCCGACCGGCTGCGCGGGCTCAACCGCCCGCACTGGGCCATCGCCTTGCGACTGGTCGTCTCCGGTCAGGTGAGCCGGATGTGCCTGGCGAAGGGCGACGATCTGGTGACGGTCGCGTTGCGCGGTCCCGAGTCCTATGTGATCGATGAAGCCGACGAAGATCTGCCCGGCCCGGTGCTGTCTGCGCTCGGGTCCGCCGAGGCGCTCGAACTCACCGGAATGAACGCCCCGACAGAGCAATTGGAGCCGATCTTCAACGACCTCGGCGATGCGACGGCCACCGCCAACCGCCTCGCCAAGGTCGGCAATCCGCCCCGGGACGCGCAGACGCTCGCCTCGGCCCTGGTGCATCTGGATTCGCACGCCGAGATCGTCGGCGTCGTCTACGGCGACGGCACCCGCGAGACCGCCGACAACCACATCGCCGTATTCAACACGCGCGCAGGCCGTTTCATCGCCACCGCGAGCGTGTCCGACGACGGCGTGAAGTGGACCTCGTTCAGCAGCGGCACCAACGCGCGGTTGCGCACGGCGCTGCAAGACCTGATCGATTCGCTGCCGGAACGCGAGAAGTTCCCGGACAACCCAGTGGTGGTCTGA
- a CDS encoding metallopeptidase family protein, with translation MPVSMSEDRFEELVADALDLIPPELARAIDNVVVLIEARNAEDPHLLGLYHGIALTERDSHYGGSLPDTVTIYRDALLEICADEEEVVEEVAITVIHEIAHYFGIDEDRLHQLGWG, from the coding sequence ATGCCGGTCTCCATGTCCGAAGACCGCTTCGAAGAGCTGGTCGCCGACGCACTCGATCTCATTCCGCCCGAACTCGCCCGAGCCATCGACAATGTCGTCGTGCTGATCGAGGCACGCAATGCGGAGGATCCACATCTGCTCGGGCTCTATCACGGAATCGCGTTGACCGAGCGCGACAGTCACTACGGGGGCTCACTGCCGGACACGGTCACCATCTACCGAGACGCCCTGCTGGAGATATGCGCCGACGAAGAAGAGGTGGTCGAGGAGGTGGCGATCACCGTGATCCATGAGATAGCACACTATTTCGGGATTGACGAAGACCGGCTCCATCAGCTGGGATGGGGCTAG